AGGCCCGAACGACAACGACACCCCCGCCTGCGCCGGGCAAATCATCCAGCCGCTCGTGAAAACTGCCGACACTATGTGGAGCGCCTACGACATATTTTTTGAAGACGGATTCGAGTTCCAGCTGGGCGGCAAACTCCCCGGCCTATGCGGCGGCAAGTGCTACACCGGCAATGCCATGCCCGAAACTGGCGACGGCTGGAGTGCACGCATCATGTGGCGCAAAGATGGCAACGCCGTGCAGCTCATCTACTTTATGGGGCAAGAGTCCGTATACGGTGACGACTTCAAGTGGGATTTGAACGGCACCATCCCGCAAAAACAGTTCACCACCGGCACCTGGCACCGCATTGTGAACAAGGTCAGCATGAATACCATTGCCTCTCCCGGCAATGGTGACAAGAACGGTCGCGTACAAACCTGGCTTGACGGCGAACTCGTGCTGGACGTAGATACGCTCAGGCTCCGCGATTACGACACCGTGAAAGTCGACAAGTTCTACCTCTCTACGTTCCACGGCGGAAGCAGTGCCGAATGGGCCCCTACCCACGACTGCTTTATCCGCTACGACAATTTCACCATATCGACAGATTCCATCGCAATTTCGGAAAATGCCGCCGTCCCAGACACGGCCACAACTGCCCGCGATACCAGCGGCACCTGCGAAGGCGCAAACTGCGGAAGCAACACCCCGGGCACCGAACGGATTATGCTGCGGGCACAAAACCGCGCCACAGTCGCTCCTGTTGAAACCTACCGCATCGACGGCACCTTTGTCGGCCGCAAGAACACCCTCCCCGACGCCGCCACGCACCAGCTCAAGAACGGGAAACGGGTGAAAGTTGTGAGGTAGGGGTTATTGTTGAGTTTACCGTATCATTCACAGTATCATCGTTTGGGATAACCGTGCTGCTCAATAAACTGTTCCTTTTGCATTTCAATCTCGCGGGCCAAAATTTCCTTAGAAGGAATGTAGGTCAGATATTTTGCTGCATACATGCGTTTATTTGTTGCAAGTGTTGAAAAACGAGCGACATCGGCATTAGTGTCTGAACAGAGAATTATGCCAATTGTCGGGTTATCTCCTTCGGTCTTTTTGTAAGTGTCATAGAGTTTGAGATACATATCCATTTGCCCGACATCTTCGTACGATATTTTCTTGTTTTCAAGTCTATCAAGACAAAACATTTCAGTATGTAATTGTAAAACACCAAGTCAATATAATAGTCGTCATCTTCTGTATGGATATGTTGCTGACGACCAACGAAAGCATAGCCCTTCCCCATTTCCATCAGGAATTTTTGCAAGTGATTCAAAATCGCATTTTCCAACGTTGACTCGGTCACCGCAGCATCCTGATTTACTCCAAGAAATTCTGCAATCAAAGGATTCTTGATAAACTCCGAACGCTCCTTCTGATAATCGGCCGTCAGTTTTTTCA
The sequence above is drawn from the Fibrobacter sp. genome and encodes:
- a CDS encoding alginate lyase, coding for MDKNNGENSKVVYDGEEHGNVLQLKYPKGCVGPNDNDTPACAGQIIQPLVKTADTMWSAYDIFFEDGFEFQLGGKLPGLCGGKCYTGNAMPETGDGWSARIMWRKDGNAVQLIYFMGQESVYGDDFKWDLNGTIPQKQFTTGTWHRIVNKVSMNTIASPGNGDKNGRVQTWLDGELVLDVDTLRLRDYDTVKVDKFYLSTFHGGSSAEWAPTHDCFIRYDNFTISTDSIAISENAAVPDTATTARDTSGTCEGANCGSNTPGTERIMLRAQNRATVAPVETYRIDGTFVGRKNTLPDAATHQLKNGKRVKVVR